One Gordonia mangrovi genomic region harbors:
- a CDS encoding MerR family transcriptional regulator: MTGNPGPDTQAPDTADDLFQIGEVANRTELSIKTIRHYDEVGLAAPSARSAGGFRLYTRGDIDRLLVIRRMKPAGFSLDDMRRLLDAESVLDDPDATADRKVAAATELAEFHDRAQEACRKLTRQLSYAEELTQQLAARAAVRF, translated from the coding sequence ATGACCGGGAACCCAGGGCCGGACACGCAGGCGCCGGACACCGCCGACGACCTGTTCCAGATCGGTGAGGTGGCCAACCGCACCGAACTGTCCATCAAAACCATTCGGCACTACGACGAGGTCGGACTCGCTGCGCCATCGGCCCGGTCGGCCGGAGGTTTCCGGCTGTACACCCGTGGCGACATCGATCGACTGCTCGTCATCCGCCGGATGAAGCCGGCGGGATTCAGCCTCGACGACATGCGCCGCCTGCTCGACGCGGAGTCCGTGCTCGACGACCCGGACGCGACCGCCGACCGCAAGGTCGCCGCAGCAACCGAGCTCGCCGAGTTCCACGACCGCGCGCAGGAAGCGTGCCGAAAGCTCACCCGCCAACTGTCGTATGCCGAGGAGCTGACACAGCAACTCGCTGCCCGGGCCGCCGTTCGGTTCTGA